The genomic segment TCGAGAAATAACCACCCGAGTCAGAATGAAATAACAGAAATCGCTAATAGTGTGAACTAGTTATAAAATTAATCTCAGTTTTTACGTTAAGCTGACGCTTTCTTTATCATTGTGATAGGTGACTAATTATGATTAAAACAATTACCCAGCAAGAAGTTCAGGTAAGCGATAGCTGTAATGATTGTGGATCATTTGTCGATATTGGCACTGTAATTGACGAGCAGGATACACGCCTTATTTTGAAAATTACTGGTGATGCAGTTGCCGAAGAAGCAGAAGATATCATTACTAAAGCAAAAATTCGTTTTGACTCAGTTAAGGTTAATAGCGAGCAAACGGAAGCAGATATTACAGTCATTATAGATTTTGAATTCACTGCTGAAAAAATGATCTTTCAATTAGAGAATGGCTTGTAAATAGCTAAAATATATCAAATATATAATGATTTATGCGGTAACAACTTGCAATTTAATTCAGTGAGTGTAACCATCGTTACATTACTACTTTATGCTTAGACATATGTCATAAGCGCCAAGGCCATTTTACATTTGCTTTGGTACATGAGGGATGTTGATTTTTATCAAGTCATCCCTTATTTTAGCTGGAAAAAGCCTCCAAAGAATGAGGTGACCCGACTGTTATGCTGTCTTTTTGGGAACAATAATGAAGCAAAATGAGCAACAACATTTATTAGAGTTAATTGTTAACTCAAAAGCAAAAGAAAAGGGCGACTTTACTGCGACCTCTGAACTTGCCTGTAAATTGTTATTGAAATACTTTAATGCGACTTGTGTATCAGTTATTTCGCTACGAAATAAAGCACTTGAGCAAAAAGTCGTTGCTTGCGCCTCACCCAACACAGCTATGGTTGAAGTCACCAAGAAATTCCGTCATAAGCACTTTGCATCAGAGCTGTATTTTGATGAAATCCGACGTTATCGACACATTGTCAGTAATATTTCTCCTACAGATAAACGCCTTACTTGCTTTTCTGAGTATTATCTCCAGTCTGGAATCCAATCAAATTTAGATGTCGCAATTCGAATCAATGGTCATATTGAAGGACTACTGTGCATTGAATTTGATCACCAAATTGAACTGCCAAAACAGTCGATTGAATTTGCTTGTCAATTTGCAGACCAATTAGCACTGACACTTGCCACCCGTTACGCTTATGACAAAGACGAACGTTTAACCTTGTTCCATAGTGCAACAGAGCAAGCTAAACATGTGTTGATGTTGGTTAACTTAAAAAATCAAATTATTGAGTATATCAATCCTGCACATGAAAAAATGACAGGGCTGTCTCGTGACGTTGTGCAAAACAATGAACTCATTACCTTGGACTTCTTTAGAGGTAAGCGTGAGCTTGCTAATGAATTAACACAAGAATTGATAGCGGGTAAAACCGTTCAAGGCGAAACCGAACTACAACGAATCGACGGCACAAATTATTGGGTACAATATCAAGCAAGTCGTTTCGTTACCGAGCAAGGCAACTATTACGCATTGGTGTCGTGTTTAGATGTTTCAGAACAGCGACGTCATAAAGATGAACTTGAAAAGCTCGCATGGAACTGCACGTTAACGGGTTTACACAATCGACTACATTTTACTCAACAGCTCGACGTCACGTCTGAAGGTGTTCTGATACTAATCGATTTAATGGGCTTTAAGCGTTTCAATGACACAAGTGGTCATGAGCAAGGGGATTCGTTGCTCACTGAAGTGGCAAGAAGACTCAAGCATTTTGCTGAAAGTAACGGTGCAATTGATGTTGCCCGAGTAGGCAGCGATGAGTTTGCGTTGATTTTACCAGCGATACATTCAAGTGACATTTTAGAAGAAACGATTGTTAAGCTATATCAAAAGCTTAGTGTTCCATCTGTGATCGGAAGAGAAAAAGTTGACCCGAAAGCCGCTATTGCTGTGGTTGATATTGCGCCTGTTGTTGGAGAGTTTTCACCGCTTTCTTGCGCTGATATTGCGCTTCAATATGCGAAAAAGAAAGCTATGATGAATTATCAAATTTTTAATGATGATTTATTAGCGACCTTTAAAAATAATGCAGAAATTGAACGTGACTTACAAACAGCAATACGTGGACGTCAGTTCGAGCTTTATTACCAACCTTTAATGGATTTAAAGAACCATAAGTTCATTGGCGCAGAAGCCTTAATACGTTGGCATCACCCTAAGAAAGGAGTGCTCTACCCAGGCGCATTCATTGATATTGCCGAACAAACGGGCATGATCAATGCCATCGGAGATTGGGTATTAGAAGCTGCTTGTAAACAACTTAACTTATGGCAGCGTAAAAATGTCGATATTGTTATGCATGTTAACGTAGCGGCAAGACAATTCTTTAGCGGGAATTTATTTGAGCAAGTTTGGAATTTAGTGACTCGCTACCGTTTAAAGCCACAAAGCTTGATATTAGAAATTACCGAAACTGAATTAATGGGTGATGTGCGCCATGCGACTTGTTTGTGTCAAGAGTTGGCTGATTTAGGGGTAGGCTTGGCCATTGATGATTTTGGTACGGGTTACAGTTCAATGCGTTATTTAAAACAGTTCCCAATCACCAAATTAAAAATCGACCGTTCTTTTATTTCAGATTTAACGACCAGTCATCAAAGCAGAGAAATTGTAAGTGCGATTATCGCAATGGCGAAAGCATTAAATATTTCACTGACGGCTGAAGGGGTAGAGACAAAAGAACAAGAGTTGTTTTTAGAAGATAGTCTTTGTAATCACGCTCAAGGCTATTTATACAGTCCCGCTATAAGAGAAAATGAGTTCTCTCGGTTCATTTCTGAGCAAAATGAAACGGTACATTAACTTCGAAACTCTCTACTCATAACTGCATATTCATAACTGCACATCCATAACAGCCAGCAAACCAAATTCTTTTTGCTAAACCAAATTAGTTAAGTCTGATTATTTTGACCTAACTGGTTAAGTAAGTTAAATCAGTTAAATCAAACCTCTTAAATTAAATCTTTATAATCACAGTGCTTTTATGAAGCGATATTTATAAAGCGAAAATGCTTACGGTGACGATGCATATCTAAGTGTGGAAATAGGTTAATGTTTGAAACGACAACCTAGGTGTTATCTGACTCATTCACTTTTCAACTAATTTATTCAGATTGTAAATTAACTTATTTTCTTTAAACAACAGGTTTTAAACTTTTTGCCGCTGTGGCAGATACACGTTTCATTACGTTTTGGTAATTTAGCTTGTTTTTGCTCGCCAGTAGTATAGAACCATTGTCCACCTACACGCTCAAATTGTGATGTTTCAAAAATGGCATCAATAATACCATCATGTAAGAACCATGCTTTAAAGGTGACAGTACCATGGTTAGCGGTTTGATTGGCCTCATCGACAGTTAATCCCAGCCAAGTTGTTGATGACGCATTTTCAGCGAGTAAGGCAATGGTAAGTCCGTTCAGAAAATCAGGGTGATGGGTATCGAGTAAATATTGAAATTCTTGAAATACAAAAGCGCAGTAACGAGAGCGCATTAATGTCTCTACGTCAGCTGCTGTATTTACGTTTAAGTGATAAGGCTCACAGCACTCAGAATAGTGTTGATTTTGACCGCAAGGGCACCTTGTATTGGCCATTTGCGTCTTAGCTGTTTGAGTATTGATTAAACGAGTATTCATTACTGGTCGCTTTAATGATTATGGGCATCTGTCGAATCTATAGGCTGCTGCGTATTTTGTTCTGATTCAGTTTCAATGATGATGTCTGGTTTGGGGGCTTGGTTGAATTGTCTGCCGTAATATAAGTTTGAAACAGGCTTGGCGGTAAAATAGTACTTAGGATCTGTTTTAGTGTTTGAATCAACAATAAATTGCCACTGATCTTTCGCTGTCTTTCGTGATACTAAAACAAACTTACCAGAGAAAACACTTGTAGGATCGCCAGTTTCTTTACGAGGATGAAACCTTACTAGGTAGTAACCAACATCTGTGGCACTTGATTCAGTTAATTCACGGTTAATCACTCTAAAATCAACTTCAATATGAGCATCTTTTTTGGCTATTTTCTTGAAAAATACCGTATAGAGATCGAGAATATTTTGTTTACCGATGACGATTTCTTGATCTAACACCTCAGATATATATGTGGCATCATCCGTGTATATTTTATTAATAAAATCCAGATCAAGATTCTCGAAACCTGTGTGGAAGGTTTTATAATTATTATTAATGATGTCGTTGTCTGACAAAGTTGTTTCAGGTGTTTTTCCTGCTAAGGCATTGATGCTGAGAAGCATAAAAGTACAACAAAACAACAATTTGATATAAGTCATCAAGATTTTTTACTCTTTACTCTGGCTAATGAATAATTTCAGGTGCAGATTTTGATAATGCATGACACTATAAATTATTCTATTAATTAGCAACAGTAAGTAATCTTTACAAAGTGTGTAGGAGTTGATTATGAGCGTTGATGATACAGCATTATTTTTAGCTGAAATGGGCGACGTTAAACCATTAACCACTAATGACAAGGTATTTGTCTCATCAAAACAACTTGATACGGATGCACATCGAGCAAGACGTAAAGCTGCAATGCAAAATGAGTATTTGGCGAAATTACCCATTGAACCAAGGTTATTAACTCCAATAGCGCCTGACGAGATAATGAGTTACAAACGAAATGGTGTCCAAGAAGAAGTGTTCCGCCATTTGCGTTTAGGCAAATACAAAAAGCAAACAGTATTAGATTTGCATGCCTATCGATTGAGTCAAGCCAGAGAGTTGCTTGTTGAAACGATTATTCAAGCACAAGAAAGAGGCGAACGAAATTTATTAATCATTCATGGTAAAGGAGTGAATAATAAACCCTATCCAGCGCTTATGAAATCTGCGGTCAACGATTGGTTGATGCAGTTTGAACAAGTACAAGCATTTCACAGTGCGACCCGTGAACAAGGCGGAACTGGTGCATTGTTTGTGATGTTAGTTAAGTCTGATGAGCAACGCATTGTATCAGGAGAAACGAATAGAAAAGGCAGTGGCTTTCGGTAACGCTTGTATATGTTGGTCTATGACATATTCACAAGGGCTTTTAATAAAGCCCTTATCAAACACCGTTATAAAACAATTCTTAAAAAGATGCTTGCAAGTTAAACGAGTAAGAAAGCTAGGATGGCAAGGAGTACAATAACAGCCACTATCATTTTAGGATTCGTTTCTCTTGGCGTCTCTTCATTATTTAATCGTTTTGAACGTTCATTTCTTAATTTTTGGTAATGACTTTTTTTCATGCTACACCTAGGCTAACAAACAACAACAAGTGTAATTCACACAAGCAGTGACGCTAGACTTTGTCACTTTCAAGGATGCTAATAACCTTGTTTGGGTTAGATTTGTGATCTTTGCAGAAAATGACTGCTTTTCATTCTAGAGATGCTAAAGAACCTAGTTAGAAATGTAAGTGTACTTTAGTGAATTTGTTAATCTCGTTATCATGTTAACGTTATTTTAGTTATCACTAATTCAGCACAAAATATAAAATAGCGATGGTAATAAACAATAAATGAATACTACTCTTATGATTACTATAATTAAGGGTTGAACCTTTACGGATCCGCTTAGCACGGCCATTTCTTAATTTTACGTAGTTTCTTTTTTTCATTAGCAATATCAAACGACAAAACAGAAATGAATCTGTATCGTTATACTCAAAATATAGAAGGTTCTAATACTTGATAAGCGTAGATAAAACGGAAAGCCGTATTGATACTTAATGTGACTTCTGGCTTTTATTACACTTGTCATAATGACGTGTACAAGTAACTCCATTCACTTTGTGTACCGCGTAAAATTATCATAAACGACAGGGTTGAGAATGGGTTTTTATGTGATCTCGATCACGCATTGGTACAAATTGACACGTGTCAGAATATTGTCGTTAAAGCACTTGGTGCTTTGTGTTTTAGGAATGTTTTTGCTCTGTTGGTTTAATGTTGATTCTTGATGGGGTATACATTAACTGAGAATTGCGATGATTGAAGCCAAAATATAAAGCACCCTAAGGTGCTTTATATTTATCTTTATATTGCTATTGATTTTAACGTATTTTGAGTCGATACATTACCAGCCACATTGACGGCTTTTAGATTGGTTTTGTTTGTCGAGCCATACATGTAAAGGCGCAAAATAATCTAAAACTGCGTTTGCATCCATTGCTTTAGTGCCAGTCACTATATTAAGTGCTTCAGGCCAAGGTTGGCTTAATCCAGCTTCTAGCATTTCATTTAACTTATGACCCGCATCTTTATTACCGTAAATACTACAACGGTGAACTGGTCCTTCGTTACCCGCTATTTCACATAATGATTGATGGAATTGGAACTGTAATACGTGAGCTAAAAAATAACGTGTATATGGCACATTACCAGGTACATGATATTTGGCGCCAGGGTCAAAGTCAGCCTCAGTTCGTGCTATTGGTGCTGCTACACCTTGGTACTTTTCACGCAGATCCCACCATGCTTGGTTATATTGCTCTGGTGAAATCTCACCGTTGAACACTTTCCAGCGCCATTGATCAATCATTAAACCAAAAGGCATGAAAGCGATTTTGTCTAATGCTTGTTTGAGTAATAAACCTATATCTTTCGATTCGTCAGGTACTTGTTCTAGTAAGCCAATTTGTTTTAAATAACTGGGTGTAATGGAGAGGGCGATAGTGTCACCAATTGCTTCATGAAAGCCATCATTAGCAGAGCCTTTAAACAAATGTGGTTGGTTTTTGTAGGCACGTTGATAATAGTTATGACCCAGTTCATGGTGAATGACTGTAAAGTCTTCCGCTGTTTTTTGAATACACATTTTAATGCGGATATCATCTTCGTTATCTAAATCCCAAGCAGAAGCGTGGCAAACGACATCACGGTCTTTTGGTTGAACAAACAACGACCGAGTCCAGAAAGTATCAGGCAATGGACTAAAACCTAGTGAAGAAAAGAAGCCTTCAGCTTGTTTGACCATCTTAATTTCATCATATTGATTCTCTTCTAGCAATGCGGTGACATCATAGCCTGGATCTGCATCTTGCGGCGCAACAGAATCATATATTGTGCCCCATTGCTGAGCCCACATATTACCTAATAAATGCGCTGGGATAGGGCCTTGATTTGGTACAATAGTATCGCCATATTGTTCGTTTAACTCACCACGTACATAACAATGTAGTGAATCATAAAGTGGTTTAATATCTCCCCATAACCTATCTAGTTCATTTGAAAAATCATCAGGTTTCATATCATATTGGCTACGCCAAAGCTCTGAGAGGTCTGTAAAGCCGAGATCGCGTGCGCCTTCATTAGCGAGCTCAACCTCGCGTTTGAATAAAGGTCGCATTGGTTTGGCAATTTCACGCCAGCCTTGCCATGCTTCTAATAAAATTGCAGGATCTTTAGAGTCTGCCATCAACGCTGACAGCTCTGGCTGAGTCATGCAACGACCATCAGCGAAACAATATTTACCTTTACCATATAAGCCATTTAATTCTGAACTAATTTGCGCAAGCTCTGCATTTTTAGCAGGATCTAATGGGGCTGGTAGTACTAAGCTACTGCGAAGGATGTGAAGTTTACGCGCATTGATTGGATCAAGTTTTACATCGGCATACTTAGCTGCTTCTGTAGCAAAGTATACTGATCGTGATGTCAGCTTTTCACCAATCGCTGCCGACATCGCTGCAGTATCTTCAGTAATAAAATTACTGTAAACCCATTCGGTTCGAGCACCTTCAACGGATAATTGAGCTAATTCAGCTTCTGCTTCATTTATAAATGCAATAGCAGATTCCGTTGAAATACTTGCTGATTGTTGAGTGACTTTTACGGTTGATGTAATGATTTCTTCTTCAGCTTGCTGGCATGCTGTTAATCCCAATACGACTGAAATGACGATTGCAATTTTAGACGGCTGTTTAAAAGGCTGGTTCATCTTACAGGTTTCCTTATTTTTATTGTCGTCGACAGTTTACATAATTAGGGTAAATATTGCATTTTAGTTAATAAACAGTGCCAGAAGAGTACTAAAGACGGCGTAAGCTTGAACATATAATCTGATTTAACATTGACAAGTGTGCGCTCAGTGTTTAATTTAAACGGGTGTTTTAAATTGAATTGGGTCACGGAATGGCAAGCAGAACTGATACAAAAACAAGAATTCTCGATGCTGCTGAAAAACTTTTTGCAGAAAGAGGTTTTTCTGAAACATCTTTGAGGCTAATTACCAGCAAAGCTGAAGTAAATTTGGCCTCTGTGAACTATCATTTTGGTTCAAAGAAAGAGTTAATTCGCGCTGTTTTAGCACGGTATTTAGATGTGTTTATGCCTAGCGCAGCATCTGAAATTAAAAGACTTTTTAAGAATCCAGAGCTGGCGAATTTGAATGAAATTTTTTCATCACTAATAAAGCCGCTTTTAGAATTAAATCAAGTTAGGCAAGGTGGTACAACCATCTTTCTTCAATTACTGGGTCGTGGATATATAGAAAGCCAAGGCCATTTAAGATGGTTTATCACTACGCATTACGGTGAATACTTACAAGTGTTTGTTAAAGCCGTTTCAGCTAGTGCGCCACATATTCCGCCTGCTGAGATGTTTTGGCGACTACACTTTACCTTAGGCACCATCGTTTTCACTATGGCATCAGCTGATGCATTAAATGAAATCGCAGAGGCTGACTACGGTGAACATAATGATACTGAAGCGATTATTCGTAAGGTTATTCCATATATGGCAGCTGGTGTATCTGTACCGATTTTAGGAAAGGAATAAGGGATTAACATGACTGTCCTCATACTCGTATTAATAGCACTGCTAGTGCTATTTGGTGTTCGAAATTTACGTATGCGTTTTATCACGCGACCTGTATTTAGCTTCTTTAAAAAAGTGTTACCCCCTCTGTCCAGTACAGAGAAAGAAGCCATGGAAGCTGGAGATGTTTGGTGGGAAGGAGAGTTATTCCGCGGTAAACCTGATTGGAATATGCTTCACAATTATGGCAAACCTCAATTAACGGCAGATGAGCAAGACTTTATCGACAATCAAGTCATGACAGCGCTCACCATGATTGATGATCATGACATTGTTAATAACCGTAAAGATTTACCTCCTGAATTATGGGATTACTTTAAGAAAGAAGGCTTCTTTGCACTTATCATTCCTAAAAAGTTTGGTGGTCGAGAGTTTTCTGCATACGCCAATTCGACCATTGTCAGTAAAATTGCCACGCGCAGTATTAGTGCTGCCGTAACCGTTATGGTGCCAAACTCATTAGGCCCAGGTGAATTACTAACGCATTATGGCACTCAAGAGCAAAAAGAACGTTGGTTACCAGCGCTTGCTAAAGGTGAAGAGTTACCTTGTTTTGCATTAACAGGTCCTGAGGCTGGGTCGGATGCTGGTGCTATTCCTGATTCTGGTATTGTTTGTCGCCGTGAGTTTAATGGTGAAGAAACACTCGGGTTAAGCCTAACTTGGAATAAACGATACATCACACTAGCACCTGTAGCGACAGTGCTTGGTTTAGCATTCCAAATGCGCGATCCTGATGGGTTACTTGGTGATACAGTTAACTTAGGTATAACTTGTGCGTTAATTCCGACTGATCACCAAGGTGTAGAAATTGGTCGTCGTCATAACCCGTTAATGATGGCATTTATGAACGGAACGACAAGTGGCGAAGATGTGTTTATTCCGCTTGATTGGATTATTGGTGGGCCACAATTTGCAGGTAAGGGCTGGCGAATGCTTGTTGAGTGTTTATCAGCTGGGCGTGGTATTTCATTGCCTGCGCTGGCGACCGCTTCTGGTCATATGGCCACTAAGACGACTACAGCTTATAGTTTTGTAAGACAACAATTTGGCATGCCAATTGGTAAGTTTGAAGGTGTTCAAGAAGCTTTAGCACGTATTATTGCCAATACATATCAACTGGAAGCTGCACGTTGTTTGACTACGACAGGAATTGATTTAAAAGTTAAACCTTCGGTTGTTACAGCAATTGCTAAATATCATATGACTGAGTTAGGTCGTGATGTAGTTGAAGATGCAATGGACATTCAATCAGGTAAAGGGATCCAGCTGGGTACTAAAAACTATCTTGGTCATGCATATATGGCAAGTCCCATCTCAATTACGGTTGAAGGGGCAAATATTTTAACGCGTTCGTTAATGATATTTGGTCAAGGTGCAACCCGTTGTCATCCATATGTGCTCGCTGAAATGGAAACAGCAGCAATGGAAGATCAAAAAGCGGCTATCAACCGATTTGATGCTTTACTCATGGGACATATGGGCTATGCTGCTCGTAATGGCTTTATGGCGTTTTTTAATGCGCTAACAGCAAGTAAAACGAATTCAGCGCCAGTGAGTGGTACAACACAGCAGTATTACCGTGATATGAGCCGTTTATCTTCTGGTTTAGCTATCATGACTGATTTATCTATGTTGATCATGGGTGGCGATCTGAAACGTAAAGAAATGATTTCTGCACGAATGGGCGATGTATTAAGTCAGTTGTATTTAGCGTCAGCGACGTTAAAGCAATTTGAAGATAATGGTCGTCAACAAGATGATTTGCCGATTGTTCATTATGTGATGACACAGCGCCTCCATTTAGCTGCTGAAGCATTGCAACAAGCTATCCGTAACTTCCCGAGTAAGTTTGTGGGCATTTTATTAAAGCTAGTGATATTCCCATTAGGCAATCATTTTAATGCGCCAACGGATAAGCAAGCGACAGTGTTAGCTGATAACTTCTTACAACCTTCTCCTGCTCGTGATCGAATTACTTTCTTATGTGCAGAATTTGAAGGTGATAAGAGCGGCATAGCAGAAGTCGAACAAGCATTTTTAGCTAAATACGCTTGCAAGCAGTTATTTAAACGATTAAAGAAAGCGCAAAAGGCCGGAGAGTTAACGCCTAAACAGCCTACATTAACGTTATTTGCTCAAGCATTAGAGAAAGGGGTTATCAATGATGAAGAGCATGCTCAACTTGTTGATGCAGATACCAAACGTTTAGCTGCTATCAATGTTGATGACTTTGAAAGTCTATAGCGTGCTAATGAAACTAGCCTGCTAAAAAACGATTTAAGCACAAATAAAAAACCACCTCTTTGAGGTGGTTTTTTTATACTTTTATTTGCTAAGTTAATTTTATAACAGACCAACTTAACTTATATTTGCGATGCCAGAATTATGCAACAACCAGCACTTTACATGTATTGGTGCCACCGACAGTTTCCATCGCATCGCCTTTAGTCATCAATACCATATCACCTGATTTTAAGTAACCCGCTTTAGCGACTGCTTTTAACGCTTCAGATGCTAATGCATCGGCAGGTACAGCTGTTGAATCAAATTTAACTGGCAATACACCACGGAACAAAGCTAATTTAGCTAATGTCTTTTCGTGACGAGACAGAGCAAAGATAGGTAAAGAAGAACTAATGCGCGACATCAACTTAGTTGTCTCACCAGATTCCGTTAAACTAATAATCGCTTTAACACCTTCAAGGTGGTTCGCTGCATACATAGTTGAAAGCGCAATCGTCTCTTCGATAGAATTGAACTTCTGGTCTAGTCTATGCTTAGAAGACATCACTGAAGGGTGTTTTTCTGCACCAGCGCAAACATTACCCATTGCGAGTACAGTTTCTTCTGGGAAATCACCTGCTGCAGTTTCTGCTGATAACATAACTGCATCAGTGCCATCTAAAACTGCATTAGCAACGTCCATGACTTCTGCACGTGTTGGCATTGGACTTGAAATCATAGATTCCATCATTTGAGTTGCAGTAATAACCACTTTGTTCAACTGACGAGAACGTTTAATTAGTTTCTTTTGAACAGCAACAAGGGCAGCATCACCGATTTCAACACCTAAGTCACCGCGTGCAACCATTACAGCATCAGATGCTTTGATAACGTCATCCATTGCTTCGTCAGTGCCTACCGCTTCAGCACGTTCAACTTTTGAAACGATCAATGCAAAACTGCCGGCTTCTTCTGCTAATTTACGAGCATAATCTAAATCAGCACCTGTACGTGGGAAAGATACAGCTAAGTAATCAACTTGAATTTGAGCTGCAGTTAAAATATCAGCTTTATCTTTATCAGTTAGTGCTGGGGCAGTTAAGCCGCCACCTTGTTTGTTGATGCCTTTATTATTTGAAAGGGGACCGGCCACAGTGACAGAGGTAAATACCTTGTTACCTTCAACTGATTCAACTTTGAGTTGAACTCGACCGTCATCCAGCATCAAAATATCACCAATGGTGACATCTTTTGGTAATTCTTTGTAATCAATGCCGACTTGCTTTTCGTCACCTTCGCCTTTTGCTAAATCAGCATCTAAGATAAAGGTATCACCTAAAT from the Shewanella japonica genome contains:
- the pyk gene encoding pyruvate kinase translates to MFRRTKIVTTLGPATDRDDNLRKIIAAGANVVRLNFSHGSPEDHLKRATDARNIAKELGVHVAVLGDLQGPKIRVSTFKDNKKIQLNLGDTFILDADLAKGEGDEKQVGIDYKELPKDVTIGDILMLDDGRVQLKVESVEGNKVFTSVTVAGPLSNNKGINKQGGGLTAPALTDKDKADILTAAQIQVDYLAVSFPRTGADLDYARKLAEEAGSFALIVSKVERAEAVGTDEAMDDVIKASDAVMVARGDLGVEIGDAALVAVQKKLIKRSRQLNKVVITATQMMESMISSPMPTRAEVMDVANAVLDGTDAVMLSAETAAGDFPEETVLAMGNVCAGAEKHPSVMSSKHRLDQKFNSIEETIALSTMYAANHLEGVKAIISLTESGETTKLMSRISSSLPIFALSRHEKTLAKLALFRGVLPVKFDSTAVPADALASEALKAVAKAGYLKSGDMVLMTKGDAMETVGGTNTCKVLVVA